The Budorcas taxicolor isolate Tak-1 chromosome 2, Takin1.1, whole genome shotgun sequence nucleotide sequence TTAAAGGGCTGGCAGCCCAGGAGGACAGGGCCATGGGGAAGGGCTTCTGCCCTATGCTCACTCTTTCCCACCTACCTGACCTCAGTGTCTGTAGTATATGGTAGAAACCCTAAATTAAtgaaccactttttaaaattgccgtcttcctccctcccttcccttccctctccctttgTTCCCAACCCAAGCCCCTTACCCCAGGCCCATGAGCCTTGCTGCCATGCCCATCCTCTTTGGGAGAAGTATGAATGCGTGtgtctaaattaaaaaaaatatttaaacattttttaacaataaaaatttatttttgtatttaagctAAATTGCCTTTTAAATTCCTTCAAGCTTGGTTCATTGAGGTGGTTCAGTATAAATGCTATTTGACTAGAGATTAGTTGTGTAGAGTTAAGTTATGCCTGTGTGAAGAAGAGGCTCAGGTGCTGTCCCGGCAGCATTCCTGAGGGACTTGAGCTCCTTctggaaacagaaaaatgtaattcttattttatgaatAATGTGACGTAGGTGTAACTAGTCCCCTCCCCTTTGTGACTGAGGGTGAATGGTTCGTGGCGGGGGACACGCCTCCACACCCCGAGAGCTCTGTTGCGTGTGGAGCTGGTGGGGGGGCCTGAGTCCCGGGTACCTGCTCGGATGGGAGGGAGCGGGCACGGGTCTAGAAATCGGGCTGCTGCCTATACCTCACGGAAGGTAGACCCTCGGCTCGATTACCTCAGCTCCACAGGCAGGACAGCTGGTCCAGGAGCCCCCCGCCCCAAGTGTGAGCGCGTGAATGTGGGTGTGGACACGTACGTGCACTGGACAGGGACGGGAGGCTGGGACTTTCCATTATAAACGAAGACTGAATTCCTGTGAGTCtagttggaatttttagtatgaatgtgagatttttctccttgcttatgtcattaagaataaaaaaactGTGATCTATCGTAGACCATGTCCTGCGTTTTATTTTTGTGAGCAGCAGTGCGTCTCACGCACGAAAGCACAGCCCAGGGAAGGGACCCAAAGCAGAGGAGTGTCCCGTCTCTCTCCAGCTGGAGGAACGGGGTTCCCGGTCTTCTTCCTCCAGCCATAACCAGACTGCCACCTGGGGCTGAGGGCCTGAGAGGAGTCGGCGCTCTGCGCCCGCTAAGTGCCAGGGGTAGCCGCCGCTTTCCGCcgcctcctcttcccctttggggctgggctgggcatcAGCTCTGAGGCTGCCGCTTCAGCCTGTGAAACAGAGCTAGAAGAAAAGTAAAGGGGGTGAGATGTGCCCCAGTCCTCCAGCCTCTTCCAGGGAGGCCCCCCCGGTCACTCACCTCGGCACCTCTACCCGTTCAAGCACCGCGATGAAGAAGCCACCGGTAAGCGTGGTCTCGGGGGAGGCCCGGAGGCAGTGTTCAGCGCCTGGAAAGGCGCCGAGGCCTCGGTGCGGCCAGGAGGGGAGGACGGCAGCCAGCCTGCAGGCAGGCATTGGGATGGGCTTCTAGGTCAGaggcagccccctccccaagGCCCTGGTGGACACCTACTACCTGAAGGCCCCAAGGTTCTGCTGCAGGGCGGCGCACACCACGTCTTCATTCTCCTCCTGGCAGACGGAGCACGTGGAGTAGACGAGGCGTCGCAGGCTGGGGAACGTGAGCGCGTGGCTCAGCGCCCGCTGCTGGAAGGCGGCCAGTGCTCGCAGGCGCTCTGGGCTCGGCATGCCAGCCTTGGGCTCCTCCAGCTGTCTGCTGGGCATCCCTAGGGAAGAGTGCTTTCAGCACAGCCAGCCTGGAAGAGCAGGTCCCGCTTCCAGGAGAGCACGTCTGCCACGGGTCACAGGAACCAAACCTCAGGCCAGGACAACCAACCACCCCTCACGCCCCAAGGTTGCCCTGGGTCCGTGAGCCCTGGGCTGTGCTCCCCGTCATCTCACCAGAGCCGCTACAGGAGGGATCCAGCAAGATGTACTGGACCTGACAGTAACGCTGGTCCGAGGGCGAGACCGTCAGGAAGTCCTGCTCGGCCAGCTCGCAGCAGGAGACCCCCGCCCGGGCCAGCAGGGTAGCCATAGACGCCAGTCGCTTGGCATCCTGGTCAAAGGCAAAGATCTTCCTAGGGAGGAGGGCAGAGTtgaagtgaactgagaacttaatGGAGCACGTAAAAGCCCACAGCTCTTGACACACTAACATGTACGTGAAGTCAGGACACACAGACTATTTAAATGTCTTTAACTTCTAAAAAGCTCAGTGGTCAGAAATAGCTGGCCTGGGCTCTGTGGTCCGAGGGCTCGGGGACTCACATCTCATACCTGCCGCCCACTGGGAAGCTTAGGGAGCTGCCCTAGGTCCAGAAGGGAACACTGAAAGGCAAAGCCTCCTTTCAGCCTGCAGGACTTCCTGGAATAAGTGTTCCTTATCTCTTCCTACAAAGTACGGGATCAGATCCCACCCCACTCCTGTCTGACCATGGCACTCACCCTTGGTTCTTGAGAAGAGCAGCCAGGTGACTGGTCTTATTGCCTGGGGCAGCGCATGCATCGATGACGTGGGACCCTGGGGGCGGAGCCAGCAGCATGGCCGGGAGACAACTTGCCTGGCGGCACAGAGCACAGGGGCTGGGTGAACGGAGGCCCCAGGCTGACCACCCCCCACCTGCTTCCCCCCTTTCCACCCATCCTCCCTACCTTGTCTTGCAGGATGAGGTGACCGGCTTGGTACAGCGGATGGTCATGCAGATCTGTTTGGGCAGGAAACACAAGCAACTCTGGCAGCAAGGGATCCAGGAGAAAACACTTCCCTTTGAGGGCCCTGATGTCATCGAGGCTGCCAGGGAATACAAACTGCTTATTCCACATTTTATGCCTCCCTCCATGCCAGGTACCAGCCAGGCACTTCACACGTCACCTGACTGCTTACTGGTGTGACAAAAGCTTAAAACTGCTGTGAGTATATTAACACGCTGATAAGACCGAGGCAACAGTTCAGAGAACGGGGTTCTCAGGCCAGACTCTGTGTCCAGAAGATGCTAGAGGTGGAGAGGCATGGGCACCTCAGCCTCTGTACTTCTCGAAAACGGTAGGTATTAAATGACATGCAAACCTCGTAGGAAAAGATTTCGCACACATTAGGCTCGCAACAGCCAGTACTATCAGAACATAACCCTGTGGGGAGAGGCCTGGTACAGGGAGGTGAGTACTGAGTCGATTCCTGATGGATGAATTAGTACCCAGAAGGGCTGAGGTGAAAACTTTGTTCACTAAACTAAGGAAAAGCACTGTCTGTTCACTTGCCCCATGTAGAAAACATGAGAGAATAACAACTCAGATGAGAAAGCTAACAAGCAGCGGAGAgaaaaagtgagtcactcagtcatgtctgactctttgagaccccctggactgtagcccaccaggctcccctgtccatggaattctccaggcaagaatactggagtgggaagccattcccttctccaggggatcttcccaactcagggatcaaacccaggcctcccacattgcaggcacattcttgaccgtctgagccaccagggaagcctgacaagtAGCTGGCATCCAAACCGACACACAGCCATCCTCCACCACCCTGGTCTCTAAGCGACACGCTGCAGGCCGACAGGGAGACATCTGCAACAGATAAGGGCGATGCAGGGAGAGGACGCCGCTTCCCAGAGCGGTGAGGGGACAGAACAGGAGGCAGGAGTGCAGGGGCGGGGCGGCCACGGAGCAGCAAGCACCGTGGGAACACAGGTGCATAGCAGACGCgctgggaaggggcagggaggcaCAGCCCAGTGGAGGGCCAAGGGTTTTCAGTGAGGGAGTAAAGCGTCAGATCTGCGTTCAGAACTTTCTGCAGCCAACACAGAGAGGACGAGTGTGACAGCAAAGTCTGGACGTGGGGAGGCCGGCTGCGGGTTCTCGTGCCAGCCACGACAGGATATGATGCTGAAACCTAGGCAGTGTCCGGAAGGAGAGACTCTAAAGGCAGAGCAGTGAACGCCCAGACAGACAGGAGGGAAGCGTGTACAATGACTCAGTTTCGACTTTGACCAAATGGGTGCGCAATAGTGACATCTGTTAAAACAAGGAATGCACAAGATGCCAAGTTTAGGGATGCAAGGATGTAAAGTAATCAATGTGTGATATACCGCAAACAGGACAAAAATCACATGaccatctcaacagatgcagaaaaggcatttgaaaaaattcagcatccactcatgataaaaattctcatcaaACTTGGTACTGAAGGAACATAGCAACATAATAAAGtctgtatatgacaaacccacagctcaCATCACACTCAATGGGGAAAGGCTGAAAGttcttcctctaaaatcaggCACAAGACAAGGACAGCTACTCCAGTCACTTCTATTTAATACAGCATTccatgctcagtcgcgtctgactctctgtgacccccattgactgcagcccgccaaactgctctgtccaagggattttccaggcaagaatactggagtagtttaccatttcctcctccaggggatcttcctgatccaaggtttgaacctgcatcccctgcactggtaggctgattcttaaccactgagccacctgggaagcccattccatGCTCAGGTAGGGTTCTAAACTCACCCAGAAGCCCGACCCTGGTAGGAGAAACCTTGTCTCTTAAAATAATCAATGGCATCTTCAGCGCAGGTCTTCAAAGTGTTCACTCGCACAAATCGAGGCACCTGGGAGGCTAGGAAGCAATCAGCAGTGAGTGAGCAGGAACCGGGCCCTCTCCTGAGGGCCTGATGGCTATCCCCCATCTCCACAACACCTCCCAGCTCACCCGAGCCAGGCTTGGATCCCACTTCCAACAGGTCCTCGTTCCGGCTCACACCTTGACGAACCTTGAGCCGCGCCAACTCAGCCTTCAGCCTGGCCTGGTGCCGCTCCAGCAGAGGTTTCCATCGTCCCCCACGCCCTCTAAAGCCTCTTCCCAGCAGTAAGTCATATACTAGCACCTGGGAtggagaaaggaggcaagaaaaccTTGAGTATGAAGATCCTGGAACTCCATAGTGCTGGAACTGGAAAAGTTAAACAGACCACTTATCAAGATAGTAATGGGTAAAAGTGAGCTACCCTTTTCAAGATCACACAAGAAATTAACAGACAGGTACACGATTTGAACCTGGTACCTGACTTCCCAGTCCCGAACCCCTTCCCCATGCTTCTCACCAGGAAAAGCTCTGGATCTGAACCCTCCTCGTCAACATCACCTTTTTGTTTTACCTAAACAGAGCCTGCTGCGCTATCAACACTttggtcttctgtttctttcacaCAAGGCTCAAAGTTAAAGCATGTGctctgcagctaagtcgcttcagtcatgtccgactctgtccgaccccacagacggcagcccaccaggctcccccgtccctaagattctccaggcaagaacactagagtgggttcccatttccttctccagtgcgtgaaagtgaagtcgctcggtcgtgtccgactcttcgcgaccccatggactgcagcccaccaggctcctccgtccatgggattttccaggcgagagtactggagtggggagccattgccttcgcCTAAAGTATGTGCACCTCCTCTCAATTCATAAACCTGTGAGGGGCTGCGCCTCCTCATTTCGGAGGAGCGACTTGCTAGCATCACACAGTGGACGGCGACGGAGCAGACACCCTAAGGTTAGGAGGGGCTCACCCTCCTGTTGgagatagaaatggcaacccactccagtattcttacctggagaatcctgtggacagaggagcctggtgggctgctgtccatggggtcgcagagagtcggacacgactgaagcgacttagcatgcacccttCTGTTACCTTGGCTAGGTGCGGCCGCAGCTTCTTCTCGGCTCGCAGGAGGCCGGCGTTGGCGATCACGGCGTCCAGCACGGCGGAGTAACGCTGCGTTTCGCACACCAGCGCGTACAGCTGCTTCACGTTCTGCGCTCGGCCGAGAAGACCCAGGTGAGACGCGGGCCGGGCCGAGCTAGCCCCCTGCCGGGGCCCCCCTCCCGGGCAAGAACCCCGAACCCTGCTACCTGGAAGTTGCTGGCGTACACCAGCCCCTTGAGGGAACCCTGGCGGCTCTCCACGCCGGCCAGCACGGCCGCCGCCGCCGAGTACACCGCCATACTCCGTGCCCGCGCGCGCGCCTTTACGGCTCTGTCGCGAAGCGCGCGCGGCTCCGCACCGCTCCCACCTGACTTCCGGGGTCAAAGGGCACGGGTGTTCCGGACCCGGAAGTCCCCGTACCCATTCAGGTGGTCCCAGGGCGTGTGACAGTTCACACTTCTGTCAGGGTCTGGAGGCTGACGCAGAGAACCCGGCTGACCACTTCTTCGCAGCTCTTTGCGTTTTTCTTTCAATCCTTGCCGATATCACAGGCAAACAATGAGATTTTATTGATGTTTTAATTTCTGTGATTGAGGTTAAACATTTTCCCGTTATTGGTCGTTTGTATTTCTTCTATTATGACATGTAGATGTCTTTGGCTTACCGCTCTactgtctgttcagttcagttgctcagtcgtgtccgactctttgcgaccccatgaatcgcagcacgccaggcctccctgtccatcaccaactcctggagttcactcagactcatgcccatggagtcagtgatgccatccagccatctcatcctctgtcgtccccttctcctcctgcccccaatccctcccagcatcagagtctcttccaatgagtcaactcttcacatgaggtggccaaagtactggagtttcagctttagcatcagtccttccaaagaacacccaggactgatctcctttagaatggactggttggatctccttgcagtccaagggactcccaagagtcttctccaacaccacagttcaaaagcatcaattcttcagcaatcagctttcttcacagtctaactctcacatccatacatgaccactggaaaaaccatagccttgactagacggacctttgttggcaaagtaacgtctctgcttttgaatatgctatctaggttggtcataactttccttccaaggagtaagtgtcttttaatttcatggctgcagtcaccatctgcagtgattttggagcccccaaaaataaagtctgacagtttccactgtttctccatctatttgccatggagtgatgggaccagatgccatgatcttcgttttctgaatgttgagctttaagccaacttttccactctcctctttcactttcatcaagaggctttttagttcctcttcacattctgccataagggtggtgttatctgcatatctgacattattgatatttctcccggcaatct carries:
- the NSUN5 gene encoding 28S rRNA (cytosine-C(5))-methyltransferase, which codes for MAVYSAAAAVLAGVESRQGSLKGLVYASNFQNVKQLYALVCETQRYSAVLDAVIANAGLLRAEKKLRPHLAKVLVYDLLLGRGFRGRGGRWKPLLERHQARLKAELARLKVRQGVSRNEDLLEVGSKPGSASQVPRFVRVNTLKTCAEDAIDYFKRQGFSYQGRASGLDDIRALKGKCFLLDPLLPELLVFPAQTDLHDHPLYQAGHLILQDKASCLPAMLLAPPPGSHVIDACAAPGNKTSHLAALLKNQGKIFAFDQDAKRLASMATLLARAGVSCCELAEQDFLTVSPSDQRYCQVQYILLDPSCSGSGMPSRQLEEPKAGMPSPERLRALAAFQQRALSHALTFPSLRRLVYSTCSVCQEENEDVVCAALQQNLGAFRLAAVLPSWPHRGLGAFPGAEHCLRASPETTLTGGFFIAVLERVEVPSSVSQAEAAASELMPSPAPKGKRRRRKAAATPGT